One Schistocerca gregaria isolate iqSchGreg1 unplaced genomic scaffold, iqSchGreg1.2 ptg000569l, whole genome shotgun sequence genomic window, AACAAACCTCTATACTTTTGAAACTTATTGAAATAAAAGATCAGTATTCTTGCTTAGAAGTGTATCAGCCACTGGTTATTGCGTCGTTTGTAAATCTTTCAGGGCGCGCACTCCAACAAAATCTGGTACGAAATGATTGTTTACCATACTCTTATTATTTGTGACACACACAGATATGCCTGTATCGGTCACATTGCAAAAGCCAACCATATTCATACTCCTGAACTATGCAGTTGGAtgcatttctgtgctgcatcaacggCTCGAACTGCACGAAAGAAGAATCCATCGTTGTAAACAAACAATTTTCTTTACAACCTTCTACATATCGTTCCTTATCAAAAGTGATAGTTGACGACGTACGTTGAGACAAAACAATACCTCCTCTCAAACCAGAGCCCTACTTAACAAACTCTCTAGGATATCGTCACCTACATAAGAAACATTTTGGCCGTGATAAATGGGAGCATTCAAACATTGgattgccacatacctccaaataTATGCTCAACTATAGAGTTGGCCACCCGCGGAATTTGCGTTATGCAAAAGTATCAATTTGCATTTCCTGATATTGTTAAGGATATCTTACCTTTTATTTTGTACCACTTCATTTGTATAGGCTCCAAGATAAAAGTTCAAGATTCACTGTCTTTAATTGCGGATATTCTCGACAAAGTAGATGTTCCCGTCTGAGTCTGATAACGTATAATAACTTTTCtaacaataaaaagaataaaaatcaaatTCGGCAACATTTTTTACTTCTGCCATAAAGGCAACTCTTATTTGATCTTGAGTCCATTAACCCGTTCAAAACACTCTCCTTTAAAATTTGTCAAATTTCTGCTTTACCATCCATGACTTATCGAAGCTATCACCAACTACTTTAACCCCATCAATTTGGCAAAAAAATacatattatatacatatatacataatcCAATGAACGGTATTTTATAAATCATTATGGCGAAAGTTTGCCCTTGGATATATAATGGCCTTGATGTGAAAAACCAAATTATTATCACATACCAAGATCTACAAGGATGGCTACACAAACTATAATAAGCCAAGGCTCTTTCTCAAACGGCCTTCTGTAGTCTGCAAAAAAAATATGATCAATTAAGAAATTGACGCTGATTCAAAGACCTGTTAGTTATAAAACATTCATAACTTCTAATCAAATTTGACCAAGACTACTTTATTAAAAAAACAAATTAGTATCTGTAGTCCTTCTCAAAGAGAGATACATTGCTACTTGCATCTCCTGAGGAGCTACCCTTGTAAGTCCCGAGCTGTGCTTGGCTGTTGGCCTTGGCACGAGACATAAGAGCTTGACGACCAGCATCAACATTACTTTCCTGACCACCCCATGCTTTCAGAGCAGAAGCTTGAAGTGCACGAGCAAAAGAGAAGCTAATGAACCAGGGCTTCGTGGTTCTTAAGGCATTCATGGCAGAAAGATTACAAGTTGCCTCTTCTTCGGCTTGGCCTCCAGACAGGAATACGATGCCAGGCACGGCTACAGGAACAGTACGCTGAAGTGTACGAATAGTATACGAGGCAACTTCGTTTGGAGTTGCTTTGGCCCCACTGTCAGCACCAGGAACCACCATGTTAGGCTTGAGCAAAGTTCCTTCTAAAAAGACGTGATGATCCATGAGCGCTTTGTAGGTAGCAGAGAACACACGCTCAGAGACATCAGCACAAGTCTTAATAGAATGTTTTCCGTCCATAAGAATTTCTGGCTCTACTATTGGCACAAGACCGTTTGCCTGACAGATGGAGGCATAGCGGGCCAGGCCACGAGCATTCTCATCAATCGCCAATTGTGATGGTTCATTAGGACCGATCTTGATTACTGCACGCCATTTTGCAAATCGTGCACCCCTAGAGAAGTAGGCAGCACATCGAGTGTCTAGGTCATCATGGCCTTGAGTGGTTGTTTCTCCGTTGGTTCCTGTCAAGACTTTGACACCCTTGTCTACCTTGATACCTGGAACGATTCCTCGAGaattcatatattctacaaaaGAGGTGCCATCTTTCCTACCGTGTTTCATCAATGTCTCGTCGTACATGATGACACCAGAAATACACTCCTCGAGACCTGTCAATTTGAAAATTTTAGTTGTACGTTATTAAAAATAACTTGACATAATTTTAAAAGGAATACACACCTGGTGCACAAAATAGCATCTCACGGTAGGCACGACGGTTTTCCTCCGTGTTTTCTACATTGATTGAGGCAAGACGCTTTGCAATGGTCCCGCTACTTTCATCAGCAGCAAGAATACCTTTCCCTGGTacacatatttttttctaaaaaacaGCATGTCAATAACGGTCAAGCTAGACTCTTAACAGCCACATTTAAGAAGTCAAAATGCTAGAGTATGATATACGTACCACAGTCTCTATCAGCTGCTGCTGCAGGCGAGCTTCAAGCGCATTCGAATCCATTTGCATCAGTAGTAAATACAGTCTACACTAAATTAATTTGgcattaaaaattcaaaaatatttttttgctttgttttcgCATGTTGTACGCCTTTATCTCAAAAATAATGATTCCATATATTTTACGTCACTGAGGGAAGTAATCAGAGTGCTGAGGCGCTTGCTCAGACTAATTACCTTTTCGTTTTAGTTTGTCTGTTTTAAAATTTTGGCACTTTCATTAAAAGAtcgttatttttatttgttactacaATGGAACCACCTCCCTCCCTCAAACCCCTTAAGAAATTTTTGAACTTGGCGAATGCGATGCAAGAGGAGGAACCGCTCATAGCCTACTGCTGTATGTCGCAGTTTTTTTGGTCTTGGGGGTGCGAAATGTATACGTTCTTAAGTGAAAAATGAGACCAGGATGCACACGTCGTACGTACGTAA contains:
- the LOC126315341 gene encoding uncharacterized protein LOC126315341 → MQMDSNALEARLQQQLIETVKKICVPGKGILAADESSGTIAKRLASINVENTEENRRAYREMLFCAPGLEECISGVIMYDETLMKHGRKDGTSFVEYMNSRGIVPGIKVDKGVKVLTGTNGETTTQGHDDLDTRCAAYFSRGARFAKWRAVIKIGPNEPSQLAIDENARGLARYASICQANGLVPIVEPEILMDGKHSIKTCADVSERVFSATYKALMDHHVFLEGTLLKPNMVVPGADSGAKATPNEVASYTIRTLQRTVPVAVPGIVFLSGGQAEEEATCNLSAMNALRTTKPWFISFSFARALQASALKAWGGQESNVDAGRQALMSRAKANSQAQLGTYKGSSSGDASSNVSLFEKDYRY